In the Natrinema sp. CBA1119 genome, AGTTTTCGATACCGGCGTTGCCGTCGTGGCGAGAGAACCGCCCCCGGTTTCAGCAGCCGGTGCCGTGGAAGCGGGTGCCGCCGCCGATCCGGTCCGGACCGGCGTAGGCGGTCTCGATCGGGACCGGCGTCACTCGAGGGGGAACGATTCGACCGTCGAGTAGACCGGGCCCCCGTCCGTGAGAGTGCTCTCGGTCAGTCGAATCTCGTCGACTCGAGTCTCGCCGATGGTCGGATCGCGCTCCCGGACGAGGTCCTGTACCAGTTCCTTGCCGCCGGCGTGTTCCATCCGCGCGAGCGTGACGTGGGGCGTGAAGTCGTGATCCTCGGCGTCGAATCCCATCGCAGTCGTCCGGTGTTCGATGGCTTCGTGGAGTCGAGTGAGTTCGTCGCCGCCCTCCTTGACGCCGAGCCAGACGACGCTGATGTACTCGAGGCTCGGGAAGACCCCCAGTCCGCCGTAGCGGACGGTGAAGGGGCCGATATCGGCGTCCGCGACTGCGGCGGAGATCTCTCGCTCGAGGGCGGGTAACCGACCCTCCTCAACATCGCCGAGAAACTTCATCGTGATGTGGGCCTGCTCGGGGTCCGTGAATTTGAGTCCGCTGGCCTCGGTGAACTCGGCTTGCAGGTCGGCGACCGGTTCGGCGAGGTCGTCGGGCAGGTCGACGCTGACGAACAGTCGCATATGCAGGGCTTCGAGAGAGCGAATATTGAACGTGTGGCTTCGGTCGACGATGGAGTGGAACGCGGTCGGTGCCGGAGTGGTACGTTCACGTTCGGTGTGTGAAACGAACCGATTGGAGCGTCTCTCCGTCGACCGACCGGTATCGGACCCTACGGTTCAGCGCGGTCGGGCAGGTGGTTGTTCTCCTCGATGGCGCTGGTGAGGAGCTTCGACTGCGCCTTGCGGAGGTGTTCGAGCGCCGTCGTCCGGCTGATATCCAGTTCGTCGGCAAGCTCCTCGCTGCTGATCCGCCGCGGCCACTCGAAGTATCCCTCCTCGAGGGCACACGTGACGACCTCCAGTTGCCGGTCAGTGAGCATCGATTTCGACTTGTTGAACTCCGTAAGCTTGCCCAGCGTGACGGTGCCGATCCGGCTGAAATCGTCGATCATGGCCCGCAGGTCCTCCCGGCGGAAGAACAGGACCGTGTAGACGCGGCGGTTCGTGAGAACGCGACTCTGTCGTCGGAGGACGCCGTGGTTACGGTCGATGGCGGAGTACGCACCGCACGACGTCTTCGTGATCAGGTAGTTCGCTTCGTCGAGTTGCTCGACGTGCTCGACCTGCTCGGAGTCCGTGAAGAACTCGACGTACTCGTCGCGGGGCTCTTCCATCCGAATCGTAAACGTCACGAGATGGTCGTGGAGCTCCTCGATGTCGACGTCGAACGACGTGTCGAAGTACTCCGCGAAGTCGTTGAGCACGCACGCTTTCTCCTGTTGGAGGTGTATTTCGGCTTGAAACATCGGTACCGGTCGGTATCTGTATGGTACCAGTCCGCATGACATAACCCTTGCCTAAAAACGCCCGACCAGTGGAGGGTCGAGTAACGGCTCGAGCGGCGGACCGATCGTCTCTCAGTCCCCGAACTCCCGCGTCGCGAGGGTCAGCGCCTCGTCCAGATCGAACGGGCCGCGCTCGGCCAACGTCGATTTGAACGACGAAAGCGTCTCGTCGTCGGTCTCGACACCCGCGCGTTCGAGGAGTTTGCGCGCGCCATCGTCCCCCGTTGCCTTGCCGAACACGAGTCGGCGCTCACCGCCGAAAGCAGCGGGATCGAACGGTTCGAGCGTGGCGGGATCGCTGAGCATCGCGGCGGTGTGGATCCCCGACTCGTGTTCCGAGATCGCCTCGCCGAGGATCGCCTTTCGGTCGCCGTACTCCTCCCCGAGCGTCTCGAGGACGGTCCGACAGACCGGAACGAGTTCGTCTGTCTCGATGCCGAGGTTGTCGCCGAGATCGACGGCACAGGCGACGACCACTTCCTCGAGCGAACTGTTCCCCGCCCGTTCGCCCAGCGACGCGACGCTCACGTCGGCCTTTTGGACGCCGGCGTGGTACGCCGTCAGGACGTTCGCCGTGCCACAGCCCATATCGTCGTGGAAGTGGACGCCGACGCGCGAGAAGTCGACGTCGTCCGAGAGCCGATCGAGGGTCGACGAGACGGTCGCGGGCGTCCGTGCGCCGACGGAGTCTGCGAGCGTGACGAACGGGACGTTCGGGATCGTTTCGAAGACCTCGATCAGCGCTTCGTGATCCGTTCGGAAGGCGTCCGCGAGCGTGACGTGCGGTGTGACGCCGCGATCGGAGATATAGTCGACCGCCTCGGCCAGCATCGCCAGCATCTCCTCCCGGGACATCCCGAGGAGGTGCTCGAGGTGTCTGTCCGAAACCGAGACGAACGTTTCGACGACGTCGGCACCGGCGTCGACCGCCGCGTCGATGTCGCGCTCGAGCGCCCGCGCCAGCGCGATGATCTCCGCGTCGGTCGTGCCACTGAGTTCCGCGACGACGGACCTGTCCTTCTCGCCCGTCGCTGGAAACGCCGGTTGAACGAACGGAACGCCGAGGTCGGCGAGCGCGCGGACGCACTCGATCTTTTGCTCGGCGGTGTACTCCCGTCCGGGCATCTGGTCGCCTTCCCGGAGCGTCACGTCGTTCAGTTGCATCTAGATGATTCCCTCCGCTTTCAGTTCCGTGTACTCCTCGGCCGTCATCCCGAGTTCGCCCCGGTAAACGTCCTCGTTGTGCTCACCGTGTTGCGGGCCGAGGAACTCCACTTCGCCCGGCGTCCTGGAGAACTTCGGGACGGGGGCGAACGTCTTGATCGATCCGACGTCCGGATCCTCGACCTCGACGAAGCTATCGCGGGCCTGGAACTGCTCGTCCGCGAAGATATCCGCCATGTCGTAAACGGGACCGACGATGGCGTCGTGGGCCTCGAGCGCCTCGGTCGCCTCGGCGGTCGTGCGCTGTTTCGTCCACGATTCGATCGCCGCGTTGAGCGGTTCGTTGTTCTCGACGCGGGCCGAGTTGTCTTCGAATCGCGGATCGTCGACGAGTTCGGGCTTGTCGATGGCCTCGGCGACGCGCTCGAAAATCTTCTGGTTCGAAGCGGACATGGTGATGTGCCCGTCGGCGGTCTCGTAGATGTTCCGCGGGGCCGTGCTCGGGTGCTGGTTGCCGGTCCGTTCGCGGACGTGTTCCATCCGGTCGTAGGCCTCGACCTCGCCGAAGAACAGCCGCCAGAGGGGCTCCGTCAGCGA is a window encoding:
- the thpR gene encoding RNA 2',3'-cyclic phosphodiesterase gives rise to the protein MRLFVSVDLPDDLAEPVADLQAEFTEASGLKFTDPEQAHITMKFLGDVEEGRLPALEREISAAVADADIGPFTVRYGGLGVFPSLEYISVVWLGVKEGGDELTRLHEAIEHRTTAMGFDAEDHDFTPHVTLARMEHAGGKELVQDLVRERDPTIGETRVDEIRLTESTLTDGGPVYSTVESFPLE
- a CDS encoding helix-turn-helix domain-containing protein: MLNDFAEYFDTSFDVDIEELHDHLVTFTIRMEEPRDEYVEFFTDSEQVEHVEQLDEANYLITKTSCGAYSAIDRNHGVLRRQSRVLTNRRVYTVLFFRREDLRAMIDDFSRIGTVTLGKLTEFNKSKSMLTDRQLEVVTCALEEGYFEWPRRISSEELADELDISRTTALEHLRKAQSKLLTSAIEENNHLPDRAEP
- a CDS encoding LeuA family protein; its protein translation is MQLNDVTLREGDQMPGREYTAEQKIECVRALADLGVPFVQPAFPATGEKDRSVVAELSGTTDAEIIALARALERDIDAAVDAGADVVETFVSVSDRHLEHLLGMSREEMLAMLAEAVDYISDRGVTPHVTLADAFRTDHEALIEVFETIPNVPFVTLADSVGARTPATVSSTLDRLSDDVDFSRVGVHFHDDMGCGTANVLTAYHAGVQKADVSVASLGERAGNSSLEEVVVACAVDLGDNLGIETDELVPVCRTVLETLGEEYGDRKAILGEAISEHESGIHTAAMLSDPATLEPFDPAAFGGERRLVFGKATGDDGARKLLERAGVETDDETLSSFKSTLAERGPFDLDEALTLATREFGD